One Aulosira sp. FACHB-615 DNA segment encodes these proteins:
- the murI gene encoding glutamate racemase codes for MYSSSIFEGNLYDFSDKEPQRAPIGVFDSGVGGLTVLRQIYRQLPNESIIYFGDTARLPYGIRSQAEILQFVREILSWMEQQKVKMVVMACNTSSALALDIVRQEFNLPILGVILPGAKAAVQQGKRIGVIATPATAKSNAYKQAILEIDPEVQVWQVGCPEFVPLIEQNRINDPYTTEVARSYLEPLLQQEIDTLVYGCTHYPHLAPVLRSLLPSYVKLVDPAVHVVGACSQDLELLGLTNTHPPLPTRFVVSGSPQQFAQSAVQWLGHTPLVEVVDLNNTVVSQLS; via the coding sequence GTGTATTCATCTTCCATTTTTGAAGGTAATCTTTACGATTTTTCTGATAAAGAACCTCAACGCGCCCCTATCGGGGTTTTTGACAGTGGTGTGGGTGGGTTAACGGTACTGCGACAAATTTACCGCCAACTACCAAATGAATCGATTATTTATTTTGGTGATACAGCGAGACTACCTTACGGGATTCGTTCTCAAGCCGAAATTCTTCAGTTTGTGCGCGAAATTCTCTCTTGGATGGAGCAGCAAAAAGTCAAAATGGTAGTGATGGCTTGTAACACCAGTTCCGCCCTCGCTTTAGACATTGTTCGTCAAGAATTTAATCTACCAATTTTGGGCGTAATTCTCCCTGGCGCGAAGGCGGCGGTACAACAAGGTAAGCGCATTGGTGTAATTGCTACCCCAGCTACAGCTAAAAGTAATGCTTATAAGCAAGCAATTCTCGAAATTGACCCCGAAGTACAAGTTTGGCAAGTTGGCTGTCCAGAGTTTGTCCCACTGATTGAGCAGAATCGCATCAATGACCCTTACACTACTGAGGTAGCCCGTTCTTATTTAGAGCCTTTACTTCAGCAAGAAATTGATACTTTAGTCTACGGCTGTACTCATTATCCCCATTTAGCGCCAGTACTGCGATCGCTACTTCCCAGCTATGTCAAATTAGTTGACCCGGCTGTTCACGTTGTCGGTGCTTGTTCTCAAGATTTAGAGTTGCTGGGCTTAACTAATACTCACCCGCCATTACCAACGCGCTTTGTTGTTAGCGGTTCTCCCCAACAATTTGCTCAGTCCGCAGTCCAATGGCTAGGTCATACCCCATTGGTCGAAGTTGTAGATTTAAATAACACAGTTGTTTCCCAACTCTCATAA